From a single Bacillus pseudomycoides DSM 12442 genomic region:
- a CDS encoding alpha/beta-type small acid-soluble spore protein, whose translation MNIRENYNTNEILITASASAIEQMKYEIARELGVTLGPDSTARANGSVGGEITKRLVRMGEEQLSGQYRIH comes from the coding sequence TTACAATACAAATGAAATACTTATAACAGCTTCAGCGAGTGCTATTGAGCAAATGAAATATGAAATTGCTCGTGAACTTGGTGTTACACTTGGACCAGATTCTACAGCGCGTGCAAACGGTTCTGTAGGCGGAGAAATAACGAAGCGTTTAGTTCGTATGGGAGAAGAACAATTATCTGGACAATATAGAATTCATTAA